In one Desulfomicrobium escambiense DSM 10707 genomic region, the following are encoded:
- a CDS encoding ParB/RepB/Spo0J family partition protein: MTLKKRGLGRGLDVLIKSRNVEPEHEAEIVNLNMEALSPNVHQPRHHFDQAALEELAASIKAQGLIQPILVRPLAEGGRYEIVAGERRWRACQMAGLRSIDCIVRTMDDYESMAIALIENLQREDLNPMEEARALGQIKEHFEITQEELADKVGKSRPAVTNSLRLLRLPQTVQTMLEDATLSAGHARALLGLTEEKDMEDVAAIIVAKGLNVRATEEMIKKFKQKKGRGANAGTRRKPVAEDIAKVLSGLNKRFSIKHSGSLKKGKIILSYASSEERERIAALLERMAEEEHA; this comes from the coding sequence ATGACTCTCAAGAAACGCGGGCTCGGACGCGGGCTTGATGTACTCATCAAGAGCCGCAATGTCGAACCCGAACATGAAGCCGAAATCGTGAATCTGAACATGGAGGCCCTGAGCCCCAACGTTCACCAGCCCCGCCACCACTTCGACCAAGCGGCGCTCGAGGAGCTAGCAGCGTCCATCAAGGCCCAGGGCCTCATCCAGCCCATACTGGTGCGGCCTCTGGCCGAAGGCGGGAGATACGAGATCGTGGCCGGAGAGCGCCGCTGGCGCGCCTGCCAGATGGCCGGCCTCAGGAGCATCGACTGCATCGTCCGCACCATGGACGACTACGAGAGCATGGCCATAGCGCTCATCGAGAACCTCCAGCGCGAGGATCTCAACCCCATGGAGGAAGCCCGGGCCCTGGGACAGATCAAGGAGCATTTCGAGATCACCCAGGAGGAGTTGGCGGACAAGGTCGGCAAGAGCCGCCCTGCCGTGACCAACAGCCTGCGCCTCCTGCGTCTGCCGCAGACCGTGCAGACCATGCTGGAGGACGCGACGCTGTCGGCCGGACACGCCCGCGCCCTCCTCGGTCTGACCGAGGAAAAGGACATGGAGGACGTGGCCGCCATCATCGTCGCCAAGGGGCTCAACGTCCGGGCGACGGAAGAGATGATCAAGAAGTTCAAGCAAAAGAAAGGTCGGGGCGCCAACGCTGGAACACGCAGAAAACCGGTTGCCGAGGATATAGCCAAGGTCCTGTCGGGGCTGAACAAACGTTTCTCCATCAAGCATTCCGGGTCATTAAAGAAAGGCAAGATCATCCTGTCCTATGCCAGCAGCGAGGAGCGAGAACGGATCGCCGCCTTGCTCGAACGCATGGCCGAGGAGGAACACGCATGA
- a CDS encoding bifunctional heptose 7-phosphate kinase/heptose 1-phosphate adenyltransferase, translating into MNLAFNASRMIGSRVLIIGDIMLDQYQKGVVERISPEAPVPIVKVTDQSFKIGGAGNVAQNVATLGGKPTLISLCGEDAYGRNLSEICTELGVECRLITSQFRETTLKTRIIAAHQQMLRVDRETDRPLDSLEFSKLTEAVDARIDEFDTVILSDYGKGVISEKFLNWFHGRKKPGQKVILDPKTCNFPHYSGLYSMTPNTKEASEGAEMPITSREDIIEAGKKIIRERRLQTLVITLGADGMAVFLPGAGVFHLPTMAKKVFDVTGAGDTVIAAIALGLSSGLDLLSASILANCAAGLVVGQVGAVGVSQEELTEALGAWTSVHHEKWCDLAAAPPSE; encoded by the coding sequence ATGAACCTGGCCTTCAACGCGTCCCGCATGATCGGCTCCCGCGTGCTGATCATCGGCGACATCATGCTCGACCAGTACCAGAAAGGGGTTGTCGAACGCATCTCGCCCGAAGCGCCAGTGCCCATCGTCAAAGTCACGGACCAGAGCTTCAAGATCGGTGGCGCGGGCAACGTGGCGCAGAACGTCGCCACCCTGGGCGGCAAGCCGACCCTCATCAGCCTGTGCGGCGAGGACGCCTACGGCCGGAATCTGAGCGAAATCTGCACGGAACTCGGGGTGGAATGCCGCCTGATCACGTCTCAGTTCCGAGAGACGACCCTCAAGACGCGCATCATCGCCGCCCACCAACAGATGCTGCGTGTGGACCGGGAAACGGACAGGCCCCTGGACAGCCTCGAATTTTCGAAACTGACCGAGGCCGTGGACGCCAGGATCGACGAATTCGATACCGTCATTCTCTCAGACTACGGCAAGGGCGTCATCTCGGAAAAATTTCTGAACTGGTTCCACGGGCGAAAGAAACCGGGACAGAAAGTCATTCTCGACCCCAAGACATGCAACTTCCCGCACTACTCCGGTCTGTACAGCATGACGCCCAACACCAAGGAAGCGTCGGAAGGGGCCGAAATGCCCATCACGTCCCGCGAAGATATCATCGAGGCCGGGAAAAAAATCATCCGTGAACGACGCCTGCAGACCCTGGTCATCACCCTTGGCGCAGACGGCATGGCCGTGTTCCTGCCCGGAGCGGGCGTCTTCCACCTGCCGACCATGGCCAAGAAGGTCTTCGACGTGACGGGTGCCGGCGACACGGTCATCGCCGCCATCGCCCTGGGGCTCAGCTCCGGTCTCGATCTGCTGAGCGCAAGCATCCTGGCCAACTGCGCCGCAGGGTTGGTCGTGGGACAGGTGGGGGCCGTAGGCGTGAGCCAGGAGGAGCTGACCGAGGCACTCGGCGCCTGGACTTCGGTCCACCACGAAAAATGGTGCGACCTCGCGGCCGCACCACCATCGGAATAA
- a CDS encoding type I restriction enzyme HsdR N-terminal domain-containing protein, which translates to MHEVSLNRVITDYLTGREIMDTTYEDLRQALARMLVEDRKYPRESVLPKYELVYEVGGERQSAVVDLAVFGPAGEPLLALFFCPGEVGTFVRESVAAARIHLPAPFPLVAVTDSMELVLVESRTGDAIASGFHAIPLWWDLAPLAGEHPCPPFGEERLLKERRILTAYTGLGGPCCGGACSL; encoded by the coding sequence ATGCATGAAGTCAGCCTGAACCGTGTCATCACGGACTACCTCACGGGCAGGGAAATCATGGACACGACCTACGAGGACCTGCGTCAGGCCTTGGCGCGCATGCTGGTCGAAGACAGGAAATACCCGCGTGAGAGTGTCCTGCCCAAATATGAGCTTGTTTACGAAGTCGGCGGCGAGAGACAGTCGGCTGTTGTCGACCTCGCGGTTTTCGGTCCCGCCGGAGAGCCTTTGCTGGCCCTTTTCTTCTGTCCTGGCGAGGTCGGCACCTTCGTTCGCGAAAGCGTGGCTGCGGCCCGCATCCATCTTCCTGCCCCGTTTCCTCTTGTCGCCGTGACGGATTCCATGGAACTTGTTCTCGTCGAGTCCAGAACTGGCGACGCCATTGCCTCGGGTTTTCACGCCATACCCTTGTGGTGGGATTTAGCGCCCTTGGCCGGGGAGCACCCATGTCCTCCTTTCGGCGAGGAACGTCTGCTCAAGGAGCGAAGGATACTGACTGCCTACACGGGCCTGGGGGGGCCATGCTGCGGCGGAGCGTGCAGCCTGTAA